The following coding sequences are from one Rhipicephalus microplus isolate Deutch F79 chromosome 3, USDA_Rmic, whole genome shotgun sequence window:
- the LOC142804058 gene encoding uncharacterized protein LOC142804058 encodes MLTHTGKRPFHCDHCSASFMKKAILIAHVRCHTGERPFCCDHCNASFRQRAHLVKHRRTHTGERPYSCAHCSASFTDKTHLTVHMRSHTGERPFCCVHCNASFTRKYTLMEHIRIHTGERPFICPHCNESFMFKREFNGHIRIHTGEPFRCVHCNESFKHKYSLTVHIRIHTGERPFSCLHCNESFMFKRKLNEHMRLHTGEGSFCCVYCNALFTQKSCLVKHIRTHTGERSFTCVHCNASFPRNSNLVEHIRIHTGERPFTCSHCNKSFMFKREFNEHIRIHTGAFTCVRCNASFSRKYSLTQHIRIHTGERPFSCVHCNAFFTRKSNLVEHIRIHTGERPFTCVHCNASFMTKSHLNEHTRNHTGERPFSCVHCNACFLRKTHLKTHLRTHAK; translated from the coding sequence ATGCTCACTCACACAGGAAAGCGTCCGTTTCATTGTGACCACTGCAGTGCATCATTTATGAAGAAAGCCATCCTCATTGCGCATGTCCGCTGTCACACAGGAGAGCGACCTTTCTGTTGTgaccactgcaatgcatcctttagGCAGAGAGCTCACCTCGTGAAACACCgccgcactcacacaggagagcgtccatatTCCTGTGCACACTGCAGTGCATCGTTTACGGATAAAACCCACCTCACTGTGCACATGCgctctcacacaggagagcgtccgtTTTGCTGTGTTCACTGCAATGCATCATTTACGCGCAAATATACCCTTATGGAGCACATTCgcattcacacaggagagcgtccctttatTTGTCCCCACTGCAATGAATCGTTTATGTTCAAACGCGAATTTAATGGGCACATACGCATTCACACAGGAGAGCCATTTcgctgtgtccactgcaatgaaTCTTTTAAGCACAAATATTCCCTCACGGTGCACATTCgcattcacacaggagagcgtcccttttcctgtctccactgCAATGAATCGTTTATGTTCAAACGCAAACTCAATGAGCACATGCGCCTTCACACAGGAGAGGGTTCCTTCTGCTGTGTCTACTGCAATGCACTCTTTACACAGAAATCTTGCCTTGTGAAACACAtccgcactcacacaggagagcgttcCTTtacctgtgtccactgcaatgcatcttttcCGCGCAATTCCAACCTTGTGGAACACATCCgcattcacacaggagagcgtccctttacTTGTTCCCACTGCAATAAATCGTTTATGTTCAAACGCGAATTCAATGAGCACATTCGCATTCACACAGGTGCCTTTACCTGTGTCCgctgcaatgcatctttttcgcGCAAATATTCCCTCACACAGCACATTCgcattcacacaggagagcgccccttctcttgtgtccactgcaatgcattcTTTACACGGAAATCCAACCTTGTGGAACACATCCgcattcacacaggagagcgtccctttacCTGCGTTCACTGCAACGCATCATTTATGACTAAAAGTCACCTTAATGAGCATACACGCAATCATACAGGAGAGCGCCCCTTTTcatgtgtccactgcaatgcatgtTTTTTGAGAAAAACTCATCTGAAGACACACCTCCGAACTCACGCAAAATAG